A genome region from Streptomyces xanthophaeus includes the following:
- a CDS encoding methyltransferase, translating to MNRLTTPFGSYELTRFPEDPRDRLRAWDAADEYLLRHLDSGTGERGPVDLAAAGRIVVLGDRWGTLTTALAAYHPTQITDSALTRAATAANLDRAGIGTSKSTVTLLTTQDPPPERIDVLLVRVPKSLALLEDQLYRLAPHVHAGTVVVGTGMVKEIHTSTLRLFEKILGPTKTSLAEKKARLIFCTPGTPGATRPTSAGPWPLTYTVDEDAGSASGLSVVNHAGIFCADRLDVGTRFFLQNLPTNTDGARVVDLGCGNGVVGTAVQAHDPDAEVVFTDESYQAVASARATYRANIREGRRTAEFHVGDGVAMVSPASVDLVLSNPPFHSHQATTDATALRMFAQSRKVLRPGGELWIVANRHMGYHTHLRRLFGNSEVVASEPKFVVLRAVKQDRPRPM from the coding sequence ATGAACCGCCTCACCACACCCTTCGGCTCCTACGAGCTCACCCGTTTCCCCGAGGACCCGCGCGACCGGCTCCGCGCCTGGGACGCCGCCGACGAGTACCTGCTGCGCCACCTCGACTCCGGTACGGGGGAACGCGGCCCGGTGGACCTGGCCGCCGCCGGCCGGATCGTCGTGCTCGGGGACCGCTGGGGGACGCTGACGACGGCGCTCGCCGCGTACCACCCGACGCAGATCACCGACTCCGCGCTCACCCGTGCCGCCACCGCCGCGAACCTGGACCGGGCCGGCATCGGGACGTCCAAGTCGACGGTGACCCTGCTGACCACCCAGGACCCGCCGCCCGAGCGGATCGACGTCCTGCTGGTGCGCGTGCCCAAGAGCCTGGCGCTGCTGGAGGACCAGCTGTACCGGCTGGCCCCGCACGTGCACGCGGGCACCGTCGTCGTCGGCACCGGCATGGTCAAGGAGATCCACACCTCCACGCTGCGGCTCTTCGAGAAGATCCTCGGCCCGACGAAGACCTCGCTCGCGGAGAAGAAGGCACGGCTGATCTTCTGCACGCCGGGCACCCCCGGGGCGACCCGCCCCACGTCCGCCGGGCCCTGGCCGCTGACGTACACGGTGGACGAGGACGCCGGGTCGGCCTCCGGCCTGTCCGTCGTGAACCACGCCGGGATCTTCTGCGCCGACCGGCTCGACGTCGGCACCCGCTTCTTCCTGCAGAACCTGCCGACCAACACCGACGGTGCCCGGGTCGTGGACCTGGGCTGCGGCAACGGCGTCGTCGGCACGGCCGTCCAGGCCCATGACCCGGACGCCGAGGTCGTGTTCACCGACGAGTCCTACCAGGCGGTCGCCTCGGCGCGGGCGACCTACCGGGCGAACATCCGCGAGGGCCGGCGCACCGCCGAGTTCCACGTCGGCGACGGGGTCGCGATGGTCTCCCCCGCCTCCGTGGACCTGGTGCTGAGCAACCCGCCCTTCCACTCCCACCAGGCCACGACGGACGCGACGGCGCTGCGGATGTTCGCGCAGTCGCGCAAGGTGCTGCGCCCGGGCGGCGAGCTGTGGATCGTCGCCAACCGGCACATGGGCTACCACACCCATCTGCGCCGGCTGTTCGGCAACAGCGAAGTCGTCGCGAGCGAGCCGAAGTTCGTGGTCCTGCGGGCGGTCAAGCAGGATCGCCCGCGGCCCATGTGA
- a CDS encoding MerR family transcriptional regulator has product MSSQVEDGSGGGRYRREDVARAAGVKVRNLRYYQERGLLPPPRREGRIAWYSDDHLTRLRLISDLLGRGYTVNGIAELLHAWEQGGGLSQLLGLEREMTRDWVQEEPVTLSRGELRELFGPTATAADTRRAAELGYVTIDGDLVTYPNRRLLESTLALVRQGVPLAEILDAGEFVQAQAAAVADRFVGLFRRYVIDAAGTHGSAGMDGAAGTDDSAGSPGADGPAGTEGLERLSATQLQHITAAVAALRPVAGEVVATEFARAMARRVDTEVAELLRTEQ; this is encoded by the coding sequence GTGAGCAGCCAGGTGGAGGACGGAAGCGGTGGCGGGCGCTACCGCCGCGAGGACGTGGCCCGGGCGGCCGGCGTCAAGGTGCGCAACCTGCGCTACTACCAGGAGCGCGGGCTGCTGCCGCCACCGCGCCGGGAGGGCCGGATCGCCTGGTACTCCGACGATCACCTGACCCGGCTGCGGCTGATCAGCGATCTGCTGGGGCGCGGCTACACGGTCAACGGCATCGCCGAGCTGCTGCACGCGTGGGAGCAGGGTGGCGGACTGTCCCAACTGCTTGGCCTGGAACGGGAGATGACCCGGGACTGGGTCCAGGAGGAGCCGGTGACGCTCTCCCGCGGCGAACTGCGGGAGCTGTTCGGTCCGACGGCGACCGCCGCGGACACCCGGCGCGCGGCGGAGCTCGGCTACGTGACGATCGACGGGGACCTGGTCACGTACCCGAACCGCCGGCTGCTGGAGTCGACGCTGGCGCTGGTGCGGCAGGGGGTGCCGCTCGCCGAGATCCTGGATGCCGGGGAATTCGTACAGGCACAGGCGGCGGCGGTCGCGGACCGGTTCGTGGGGCTGTTCCGGCGGTACGTGATCGACGCGGCGGGCACGCACGGCTCAGCGGGCATGGACGGCGCGGCGGGCACGGACGACTCGGCGGGCTCGCCTGGCGCGGACGGCCCCGCGGGCACGGAGGGTCTGGAGCGACTTTCGGCCACGCAGCTGCAGCACATCACGGCGGCGGTGGCGGCTCTGCGACCGGTGGCCGGTGAGGTGGTGGCCACGGAGTTCGCGCGGGCGATGGCCCGGCGGGTGGACACGGAGGTCGCCGAACTGCTGCGTACGGAGCAGTAG
- a CDS encoding DUF6230 family protein translates to MTGSPYLSDPSDDDSGRVRWRRFAVLTIPAVAVTAGLGIALAQGVLAASFAVSGQQFKVSASSLEGEGFAQYGSVDVNARQELIPVAVTAIREAKLHSLCQSVVTSLPVIGDISLNLTAGDKSPVEASNLFVDATQLSGDAVFSNIEIGRDASTLDKGPAEAQGMQDLFAQQADTVSITGLQQTAWATNAGTFKLSGLSMDVSKGKKECF, encoded by the coding sequence ATGACCGGTTCCCCCTATTTATCCGACCCTTCCGACGATGACTCCGGCCGTGTCCGCTGGCGCCGGTTCGCCGTCCTGACCATCCCCGCCGTGGCCGTGACCGCCGGCCTCGGCATCGCCCTCGCGCAGGGCGTGCTGGCCGCCTCGTTCGCCGTGTCGGGACAGCAGTTCAAGGTGTCGGCGAGCAGCCTGGAGGGCGAGGGCTTCGCCCAGTACGGCAGCGTGGACGTCAATGCGCGCCAGGAGCTCATCCCGGTGGCCGTCACCGCCATCCGGGAGGCCAAGCTCCACAGCCTCTGCCAGTCCGTGGTCACCTCGCTCCCGGTGATCGGGGACATCTCGCTCAACCTCACCGCCGGGGACAAGTCCCCGGTCGAGGCGAGCAACCTCTTCGTCGACGCCACCCAGCTCTCGGGCGACGCCGTCTTCAGCAACATCGAGATCGGGCGCGACGCCTCCACCCTCGACAAGGGTCCGGCCGAGGCCCAGGGGATGCAGGACCTCTTCGCCCAGCAGGCCGACACGGTCAGCATCACCGGTCTCCAGCAGACGGCGTGGGCGACGAACGCCGGCACCTTCAAGCTTTCCGGGCTCAGCATGGACGTCAGCAAGGGCAAGAAGGAATGCTTCTGA
- a CDS encoding DUF6114 domain-containing protein, producing the protein MLLNLLRRWRRWRRSRPFWGGLFAVLAGAWICVLPLAPLKIMLQQGVAGIPSVLMGIVMIVLGLTAWFSPAQRSLAGVLTTLIATAALVLSNLGGFLIGTLLGILGGGLMFAWQPHAARRTGKAGEAADAGNAESAVAAPSPPTPHHDPQGAQP; encoded by the coding sequence ATGCTTCTGAACCTGTTGCGGCGCTGGCGGCGGTGGCGGCGCAGCAGACCTTTCTGGGGCGGGCTGTTCGCGGTCCTGGCCGGGGCGTGGATCTGCGTCCTGCCGCTGGCACCACTGAAGATCATGCTCCAGCAGGGGGTGGCGGGGATCCCGTCCGTCCTGATGGGCATCGTGATGATCGTGCTCGGGCTCACCGCCTGGTTCTCTCCCGCTCAGCGTTCTCTCGCGGGTGTCCTCACCACCCTGATCGCTACCGCCGCTCTGGTCCTGTCGAACCTCGGCGGGTTCCTGATCGGCACCCTGCTCGGCATCCTCGGCGGCGGCCTGATGTTCGCCTGGCAGCCGCACGCCGCCCGGCGCACCGGCAAAGCCGGGGAAGCCGCGGATGCCGGGAACGCGGAGTCCGCCGTCGCCGCGCCCTCTCCCCCCACCCCGCACCACGATCCCCAAGGAGCACAGCCATGA
- a CDS encoding DUF2087 domain-containing protein, with product MSQSTEHQPTQSAAAPHPRPARRDVSDLFSGGRLTVIPRKVARREQLLDHLAQTLFTADREYTEPEVNDALRTVHEDCSALRRYLITSGKLTRTRDGRTYRRAMTTR from the coding sequence ATGTCCCAGAGCACCGAACACCAGCCCACGCAGTCCGCCGCCGCCCCGCACCCGCGCCCGGCACGACGGGACGTCTCCGACCTCTTCTCCGGTGGCCGCCTCACCGTGATCCCGCGCAAGGTCGCCCGGCGCGAGCAGTTGCTCGACCACCTCGCGCAGACCCTCTTCACCGCGGACCGGGAGTACACGGAGCCCGAGGTGAACGATGCGCTGCGGACCGTGCACGAGGACTGCTCGGCGCTGCGGCGCTATCTGATCACCTCGGGCAAGCTCACGCGGACCCGTGACGGACGTACCTACCGGCGGGCAATGACCACCCGGTAG
- a CDS encoding metallophosphoesterase: MIVIAHLSDVHLDGDRRAADRTRAVMEYLDALPYDLDAVLVSGDIADHAEDAEYEEAAKLLRSRHPLVVCPGNHDERAAFRRGLLGEGSPGESLAGGPVDQVLRGEGFVLAVCDSSVPGEHHGFLEESTLAWLDGVLTDTPQKIPVLVAFHHPPVPLNTPYVDEIRQFGEERLATLAERHPHLTAFLCGHAHTAAATTFAGRPVLVAPGVVSTLRLPWEAPTGSSEHVHLDEPPAVAFHVIGDDGRLTTHYRVVIARR; this comes from the coding sequence GTGATCGTGATCGCCCACCTCAGCGACGTCCATCTCGACGGTGACCGGCGCGCGGCCGACCGCACCCGCGCCGTCATGGAGTACCTCGACGCCCTTCCGTACGACCTGGACGCCGTACTCGTGAGCGGGGACATAGCCGACCACGCCGAGGACGCCGAGTACGAGGAGGCCGCCAAGCTCCTGCGCTCGCGTCACCCCCTGGTGGTCTGTCCCGGCAACCACGACGAGCGCGCCGCCTTCCGGCGCGGCCTGCTGGGGGAGGGGTCCCCGGGGGAGTCCCTCGCCGGCGGGCCCGTCGACCAGGTGCTGCGTGGCGAGGGCTTCGTCCTCGCCGTGTGCGACTCGTCCGTTCCCGGCGAGCACCACGGCTTCCTGGAGGAGTCCACCCTGGCCTGGCTGGACGGCGTACTGACCGACACCCCGCAGAAGATCCCGGTCCTGGTCGCCTTCCACCACCCGCCGGTACCGCTCAACACGCCGTACGTGGACGAGATCCGCCAGTTCGGGGAGGAGCGGCTCGCCACCCTCGCCGAGCGGCACCCGCACCTGACCGCTTTCCTGTGCGGGCACGCGCACACCGCCGCGGCCACCACCTTCGCGGGCCGGCCGGTGCTCGTCGCGCCCGGGGTGGTCTCCACGCTCCGGCTGCCCTGGGAGGCGCCGACCGGGTCCTCCGAGCACGTGCACCTCGACGAGCCGCCGGCCGTCGCCTTCCACGTGATCGGCGACGACGGCCGGCTGACGACGCACTACCGGGTGGTCATTGCCCGCCGGTAG
- a CDS encoding dihydrolipoyl dehydrogenase family protein — translation MSEAVEYDVVVLGGGPAGENIVDRTRAAGLSTALVESELVGGECSYWACVPSKALLRPALARADARRVPGLAGAVQGPLDTAAVLAHRNYWTGDWKDQGQIDWIDSIGAHVYRGHGRLYGVRKVAVTSPEGEHHILSARHAVVVATGTRAVIPDLPGIAGARPWTSREATSAQEAPGRLLIVGGSVVAVEMATAWQALGSQVTVLARGSGLLPRMEPFAGELVADALREAGAEVRIGVSVEAVVRDGSTGPVSVVLEGGETVEGDELLMATGRAPRTEDIGLDTVGLPAGRWIDVDDTCRVPGHDWLYAVGDVNHRVLLTHQGKYQGRIAGAVIAARAAGTPLDTAPWGAHTPTADIRALPQAVFTDPEAAAVGLTLAEAERAGHRVRAVDYDMSKVSGAGLYADGYKGRARMIVDLDREVLLGVTFVGPGAAEMIHAATIAVAGEVPVQRLWHAVPSFPTISEVWLRLLETYRG, via the coding sequence GTGTCGGAAGCGGTGGAGTACGACGTAGTGGTCCTCGGCGGGGGGCCGGCCGGTGAGAACATCGTCGACCGGACCCGCGCCGCCGGGCTGAGCACGGCGCTCGTCGAGAGCGAACTGGTGGGCGGCGAGTGCTCGTACTGGGCCTGTGTCCCGAGCAAGGCGCTGCTGCGCCCGGCGCTGGCCCGGGCCGACGCCCGCCGGGTGCCCGGCCTGGCCGGTGCCGTCCAGGGTCCCCTGGACACGGCGGCGGTGCTCGCGCACCGCAACTACTGGACCGGCGACTGGAAGGACCAGGGCCAGATCGACTGGATCGACTCGATCGGCGCCCACGTGTACCGGGGCCACGGCCGGCTCTACGGGGTCCGCAAGGTCGCCGTCACCAGCCCCGAGGGCGAGCACCACATCCTGTCGGCCCGGCACGCGGTGGTCGTCGCCACCGGCACCCGGGCCGTGATCCCGGACCTCCCCGGGATCGCCGGGGCCCGCCCCTGGACCAGCCGTGAGGCGACCTCCGCGCAGGAGGCCCCCGGCCGGCTGCTGATCGTGGGCGGCTCGGTGGTGGCCGTCGAGATGGCCACCGCCTGGCAGGCCCTCGGCTCGCAGGTCACCGTCCTCGCACGCGGCTCCGGGCTGCTGCCGCGGATGGAGCCCTTCGCGGGGGAACTGGTCGCCGACGCGCTGCGCGAGGCCGGGGCCGAGGTCCGCATCGGGGTGTCGGTGGAGGCGGTGGTGCGGGACGGCTCGACCGGCCCCGTCAGCGTGGTCCTGGAAGGCGGCGAGACGGTGGAGGGCGACGAGCTGCTGATGGCGACGGGCCGCGCGCCGCGGACCGAGGACATCGGGCTGGACACCGTCGGCCTGCCCGCCGGCCGGTGGATCGACGTGGACGACACCTGCCGGGTGCCCGGGCACGACTGGCTGTACGCCGTCGGGGACGTCAACCACCGTGTGCTCCTCACCCACCAGGGCAAGTACCAGGGGCGGATCGCGGGTGCCGTGATCGCCGCCCGCGCGGCCGGCACCCCGCTCGACACCGCGCCCTGGGGTGCGCACACGCCGACCGCCGACATCCGCGCCCTCCCGCAGGCGGTCTTCACCGATCCGGAGGCGGCCGCCGTGGGCCTGACCCTGGCCGAGGCCGAACGGGCCGGGCACCGGGTGCGCGCGGTCGACTACGACATGTCCAAGGTCTCCGGCGCCGGTCTGTACGCCGACGGCTACAAGGGCCGGGCCCGGATGATCGTCGACCTCGACCGTGAGGTCCTCCTCGGGGTGACCTTCGTCGGCCCCGGCGCCGCGGAGATGATCCACGCGGCCACCATCGCGGTCGCGGGGGAGGTCCCGGTCCAGCGCCTGTGGCATGCGGTGCCGTCGTTCCCGACCATCAGCGAGGTCTGGCTGCGGCTTCTGGAGACCTACCGGGGGTGA
- a CDS encoding (2Fe-2S)-binding protein, with product MQETRSRVGLHVNGRRHELDVDHRVTLLDLLREHLGLTGAKKGCDHGQCGACTVLVGGRRANSCLLLAVAHDGTRVTTVEGLGGDGADGLHPLQEAFMARDAFQCGYCTPGQLCSAAGLLAEAAADPGAADLSRSGIAEAMSGNLCRCGAYPRIVDAVRDAAAASQAAAPDRAQAPAPAPAPAPAPAPGDGRVGA from the coding sequence ATGCAGGAGACCCGCTCGCGCGTCGGGCTGCATGTGAACGGCCGGCGCCACGAGCTCGACGTGGACCACCGGGTCACCCTCCTGGACCTGCTGCGGGAGCACCTCGGCCTGACCGGCGCCAAGAAGGGCTGCGACCACGGCCAGTGCGGCGCCTGCACCGTCCTGGTCGGCGGCCGGCGCGCCAACAGCTGCCTGCTGCTCGCCGTCGCCCACGACGGCACCCGGGTCACCACGGTGGAGGGACTGGGCGGCGACGGAGCAGACGGCCTGCACCCGTTGCAGGAGGCCTTCATGGCACGGGACGCCTTCCAGTGCGGCTACTGCACGCCCGGCCAGCTCTGCTCCGCCGCCGGCCTGCTCGCCGAGGCGGCCGCCGACCCCGGGGCCGCGGACCTCAGCCGCTCCGGGATCGCCGAGGCGATGAGCGGCAACCTGTGCCGCTGCGGCGCTTACCCCCGCATCGTGGACGCCGTACGGGACGCAGCCGCGGCCTCGCAGGCCGCTGCCCCGGACCGGGCCCAGGCCCCGGCTCCGGCCCCGGCTCCGGCCCCGGCTCCGGCCCCCGGTGACGGGCGGGTGGGCGCGTGA
- a CDS encoding FAD binding domain-containing protein: MKPFAYVRATGLPEAIAAHGARPGSRYLGGGTNLVDLMKLGVEAPDTVVDLAGLPLGSVEETADGGLRVGSGVRGSDLALHPLVRTRYPALSQALLAGASAQLRNVATTGGNLLQRTRCPYFQDVAKPCNKREPGSGCGARDGVHRDHAVLGHSPQCIATHPSDMAVALVALDAAVELQGPDGARTVPATAFHRLPGDHPERDTVVEPGEIVTAVTLPADRAGLPSRYRKARDRASYAFALASVAAVLDVSGGRVRHVALAFGGLAHRPWRATVAEERLLGAAPTESAVREAVEAELDRAEPLRDNAFKVPLARNLACDVLGSLAASALSPSAPGSRS, from the coding sequence GTGAAGCCGTTCGCATACGTGCGCGCCACCGGGCTCCCCGAGGCCATCGCCGCCCACGGCGCGCGGCCCGGCTCCCGCTACCTCGGCGGCGGCACCAACCTCGTGGACCTCATGAAGCTCGGGGTCGAAGCCCCCGACACCGTCGTCGACCTCGCCGGCCTGCCGCTCGGCTCCGTCGAGGAGACCGCGGACGGCGGCCTGCGGGTCGGCTCCGGGGTGCGCGGCAGCGACCTCGCGCTCCACCCCCTCGTCCGTACCCGTTACCCCGCCCTGTCCCAGGCGCTCCTGGCCGGTGCCTCGGCCCAGCTGCGCAATGTCGCCACCACCGGCGGCAACCTGCTCCAGCGCACCCGCTGCCCCTACTTCCAGGACGTGGCCAAACCCTGCAACAAGCGGGAGCCCGGAAGCGGCTGCGGCGCCCGCGACGGAGTCCACCGGGACCACGCCGTCCTCGGCCACTCCCCGCAGTGCATCGCCACCCACCCGTCCGACATGGCCGTGGCGCTCGTCGCGCTCGACGCGGCCGTCGAACTCCAGGGCCCCGACGGCGCCCGTACGGTACCCGCGACCGCCTTCCACCGGCTGCCGGGCGACCACCCCGAACGGGACACCGTCGTCGAGCCCGGCGAGATCGTCACGGCGGTCACGCTCCCGGCGGACCGCGCCGGCCTCCCGTCGCGCTACCGCAAGGCCCGCGACCGCGCCTCGTACGCCTTCGCGCTCGCCTCCGTCGCCGCCGTGCTCGACGTCTCCGGGGGTCGCGTCCGCCATGTCGCGCTCGCGTTCGGCGGGCTCGCCCACCGCCCCTGGCGCGCCACCGTCGCCGAGGAACGGCTGCTGGGCGCCGCCCCGACCGAGAGCGCCGTACGGGAGGCCGTCGAGGCCGAGCTCGACCGGGCGGAGCCGCTGCGCGACAACGCCTTCAAGGTCCCCCTCGCCCGCAACCTCGCCTGCGACGTGCTCGGCTCCCTCGCCGCGAGTGCCCTCTCCCCCAGCGCCCCCGGATCCCGCTCCTGA
- a CDS encoding xanthine dehydrogenase family protein molybdopterin-binding subunit, with amino-acid sequence MDSSPAAPAPSLGSPATRLEGREKVTGRARYAAEYALPDRAYGWPVPATVARGRVTAVDTADALALPGVLAVLTPYDAPRLGPADDPTLRVLQDPGVPHRGWYVALAVAETPEAARAAAAAVRVRYDAEPHDAVLHTGHPAAYTPEQVNGGYPARREKGDAAAAFAAAPVRVDCAYAVPPLHNHPMEPHAATAHWDADAGTLTVYDSSQGSGLVRSTLAALFGLPADRVTVVSEHVGGAFGCKGTPRPHVVLAVMAARHTGRPVTLALPRRHLAAVVGHRAPTLHRVRLGAREDGTLTAVAHEVTTHTSRVREFVEQAAVPARVMYAAPALLTTHRVVPLDVPTPSWMRAPGESPGMYALESAMDELACALGIDPVELRIRNEPDAEPDSGHPFSSRHLVECLREGAARFDWAAHRTPRRDGPLLIGTGVAAATYPVYVAPSSARAHALPDGRYLVQTNATDLGTGARTVLAQIAADALRVALDRVTVEIGHSALPQGAVAGGSAGTASWGWAVHDACTSLLALLARRSGPIPEAGVSVPADTTASAKQKSPYARHAFGAHFAQVQTDTVTGEVRVRRLLGVFAAGRILNPLTARSQFVGGMVMGLGMALTEHSTMDPAFGDFTENDLASYHVPAHADVPDIEAHWLDEHDKHLNPAGGKGIGEIGIVGTAAAIGNAFHHATGCRIRELPLTPDRVLAALG; translated from the coding sequence ATGGACTCCAGCCCCGCCGCCCCGGCGCCCTCCCTCGGCAGCCCTGCCACCCGGCTGGAGGGCCGGGAGAAGGTCACAGGCAGGGCCCGCTACGCGGCCGAGTACGCCCTGCCGGACCGGGCGTACGGATGGCCGGTGCCCGCCACCGTGGCCCGTGGACGCGTCACCGCCGTCGACACCGCCGACGCGCTCGCGCTGCCCGGCGTCCTCGCCGTCCTCACGCCCTACGACGCGCCCCGGCTGGGCCCCGCCGACGACCCCACCCTCCGCGTGCTCCAGGACCCCGGAGTACCCCACCGCGGCTGGTACGTGGCCCTGGCCGTGGCGGAGACCCCGGAGGCCGCCCGGGCCGCGGCCGCGGCCGTCCGCGTCCGCTACGACGCCGAGCCCCACGACGCCGTACTGCACACCGGCCACCCGGCCGCCTACACCCCCGAACAGGTCAACGGCGGCTATCCGGCCCGCCGCGAGAAGGGCGACGCGGCCGCCGCGTTCGCCGCCGCGCCCGTCCGGGTGGACTGCGCGTACGCCGTACCGCCGCTGCACAACCACCCCATGGAGCCGCACGCCGCCACCGCCCACTGGGACGCCGACGCCGGCACCCTCACCGTGTACGACTCCAGCCAGGGGTCCGGACTCGTACGCTCCACACTGGCTGCCCTCTTCGGGCTGCCCGCGGACCGCGTCACCGTGGTCTCCGAGCACGTCGGCGGTGCCTTCGGCTGCAAGGGCACCCCCCGCCCGCACGTCGTCCTCGCCGTGATGGCCGCGCGGCACACCGGCCGCCCCGTCACCCTCGCCCTGCCCCGGCGCCACCTCGCGGCCGTCGTCGGCCACCGCGCGCCGACCCTGCACCGCGTGCGCCTGGGCGCCCGCGAGGACGGCACGCTCACCGCCGTCGCCCACGAGGTCACCACCCACACCTCCCGCGTACGGGAGTTCGTCGAACAGGCCGCCGTCCCCGCCCGCGTCATGTACGCCGCGCCCGCCCTCCTCACCACCCACCGCGTCGTGCCCCTGGACGTGCCCACGCCCTCCTGGATGCGGGCGCCCGGCGAGTCCCCCGGCATGTACGCCCTGGAGTCGGCCATGGACGAGCTGGCCTGCGCCCTCGGCATCGACCCGGTCGAGCTGCGCATCCGCAACGAGCCCGACGCGGAACCCGACAGCGGCCACCCGTTCAGCAGCCGCCATCTGGTGGAATGCCTGCGCGAGGGGGCCGCACGGTTCGACTGGGCCGCGCACCGCACGCCGCGCCGGGACGGCCCACTGCTGATCGGCACCGGGGTCGCCGCCGCCACCTACCCGGTGTACGTCGCCCCCTCCTCGGCGCGGGCGCACGCCCTCCCCGACGGCAGGTACCTCGTGCAGACCAACGCCACCGACCTCGGCACCGGCGCCCGCACCGTCCTGGCGCAGATCGCCGCCGACGCGCTGCGGGTCGCCCTGGACCGGGTGACGGTGGAGATCGGGCACTCCGCGCTGCCGCAGGGCGCGGTGGCCGGCGGATCGGCCGGTACGGCGTCCTGGGGCTGGGCGGTCCACGACGCCTGCACGAGCCTGCTCGCCCTGCTCGCCCGCCGCTCCGGCCCGATTCCGGAGGCCGGAGTGTCCGTCCCCGCCGATACGACGGCTTCCGCCAAGCAGAAGTCCCCGTACGCCAGGCACGCGTTCGGCGCCCACTTCGCGCAGGTGCAGACCGACACCGTGACGGGCGAGGTCCGGGTCCGCAGACTCCTGGGGGTCTTCGCGGCGGGCCGCATCCTGAACCCGCTCACCGCCCGATCCCAGTTCGTCGGCGGCATGGTCATGGGTCTGGGGATGGCCCTCACCGAACACAGCACCATGGACCCGGCTTTCGGGGACTTCACCGAGAACGACCTCGCCTCCTACCACGTCCCCGCCCACGCCGACGTACCCGACATCGAGGCGCACTGGCTGGACGAGCACGACAAGCACCTCAACCCGGCGGGCGGCAAGGGCATCGGCGAGATCGGCATCGTCGGCACGGCGGCGGCCATCGGCAACGCCTTCCACCACGCGACCGGCTGCCGGATCCGCGAACTCCCCCTCACCCCGGACCGCGTGCTGGCGGCCCTCGGCTGA
- a CDS encoding TetR/AcrR family transcriptional regulator yields MPKQQRGEATVEQVLDAALRLYASSGEAGLTLGAITSTSSVSSGSIYHHFGSLDGVVAALALRSLEQLLKELGTALLQQTDARSGIRAVVLAYLDFVQAHPDAARLVHSVTADRLGMARAREIRDTQEARLTPITLWIHAHQESGELAPLPASLIESLALGPVVAVVRRWLTVGDLDLEEAARELPDRIWRSVGN; encoded by the coding sequence ATGCCGAAGCAACAACGCGGCGAAGCCACTGTCGAACAGGTCCTGGACGCGGCGCTCCGCCTCTACGCCTCGTCCGGGGAAGCCGGTCTCACCCTCGGAGCCATCACCAGCACCAGCTCGGTCAGCTCCGGGAGCATCTACCACCACTTCGGCAGCCTGGACGGGGTGGTCGCCGCCCTCGCGCTGCGCTCCCTGGAACAGCTCCTGAAGGAACTGGGCACGGCGCTGCTCCAGCAGACCGACGCCCGCTCCGGCATCCGGGCCGTCGTGCTGGCCTACCTGGACTTCGTACAGGCCCATCCCGACGCGGCCCGCCTCGTACACTCCGTGACCGCGGATCGCCTGGGCATGGCCCGCGCGCGCGAGATCCGGGACACCCAGGAGGCCCGCCTCACACCGATCACCCTCTGGATCCACGCGCACCAGGAGTCGGGCGAACTCGCCCCGCTCCCCGCCTCCTTGATCGAGTCCCTGGCCCTCGGCCCGGTCGTCGCCGTCGTCCGGCGCTGGCTCACCGTGGGGGACCTCGATCTGGAGGAGGCCGCCCGTGAACTGCCCGACCGCATCTGGCGGTCGGTCGGCAACTGA
- a CDS encoding CU044_2847 family protein — protein MVLHVELPIDGAGGPPDVVRVEVVETGEDGLVRVARPGQVMARASRSLGEMVTGIRPVAQSFVDAFRGMAQAPDELNLEFGLSLSAEADVVISSTAAEANFKISLTWTRSPSDGPAAGTAAGPAADTAASAAAEPAP, from the coding sequence ATGGTGTTGCACGTGGAGTTACCGATCGATGGGGCGGGCGGGCCACCGGACGTGGTGCGCGTCGAGGTCGTGGAGACCGGCGAGGACGGCCTGGTCCGGGTGGCCCGGCCGGGGCAGGTGATGGCGCGCGCCTCACGGTCGCTGGGGGAGATGGTGACCGGGATCCGGCCGGTAGCGCAGAGTTTCGTCGACGCCTTCCGCGGCATGGCCCAGGCGCCCGACGAGCTCAATCTGGAGTTCGGGCTGTCGCTCTCCGCCGAGGCCGACGTCGTGATCTCCAGTACGGCGGCCGAGGCCAACTTCAAGATCTCGCTGACCTGGACCCGCTCTCCGTCCGACGGCCCGGCGGCCGGCACCGCTGCGGGCCCGGCCGCTGACACCGCCGCCTCCGCCGCGGCGGAGCCCGCACCGTGA